The Bdellovibrio sp. NC01 genome includes the window AGCTACTTTAGCAGTAGTGTCTGTGTTGTAGCGAGTTGCAGCAGTAGCAACGCGGTTTTCCAAGTTTTGTTTCACGCTGTCAGTAGAAGCATTTTCAACAACTGTGTTTACTTGTTGTTTAGTCATGTAATCCTGAGGGAACGCGCCCAACTTAGCCAAGTAACCAGAGATGCTTCCGTTACCGTTTTGGATGATCTCACGAAGTGTGAAAAGAGGAGCGTATTGAGATGCTTTCTTTTCTGCTTCGAAGATGATCTGTGTCAAAGTAGCAGCAGTGATATCGTTTTTAGATTTATTATCGATAACCATTACTTCTTCGTTTGTGCGGATCATCTTAGCGATGTCATCAAGAGTCACGTAGCAGCTTTGCTGAGTGTCGTACAATTTGCGGTTTTGATAGCGCTTGATGATTTTTACTTTAGAGTTTGGCTTAGATGTCATTGTTTCGTTTTGGTTGA containing:
- a CDS encoding polyhydroxyalkanoate synthesis regulator DNA-binding domain-containing protein, which codes for MINQNETMTSKPNSKVKIIKRYQNRKLYDTQQSCYVTLDDIAKMIRTNEEVMVIDNKSKNDITAATLTQIIFEAEKKASQYAPLFTLREIIQNGNGSISGYLAKLGAFPQDYMTKQQVNTVVENASTDSVKQNLENRVATAATRYNTDTTAKVAAEKATVLPGLQQDEETPNLPGSSLGLNN